AGTCACATAATAACGCGATGTTGACTAGTCTACGATGACCTGTAACTGATGTGCGATGACgatgttttaaagttatgtttttttttatgcgacTCCGGTATTCAGAAGTTTAATTCTTTGTCGCGGagagtttcacaaactttcaagttaaTCTACAAACAGACCCAGACCGAAGatacaaaagcttgtcctacagGGTCAAATTCGTGACATGTcgcgcgctcagtgggtttggcttggtgacctcaaccactcggctatctgtgcttGTGTATTGCTTcgttatgttatattttaatccaTAGAAAAAAAGGCTTTTGTATTTAGCCAACATTATATTTCTGAATAAAGGTGTATGCCTTATTTTACCATTGGGGATTTAAAATACCTAGTTATTCTAATGTTAGTACTACCCTCTTTATAAATTTAGTACTACATTGCTCATGAGTTACACGCTACGATATTCCATATGGTTTAATATGGGTGGTGTGGTTAACATAACTAGCCTCCTTCTGGTAACTTACGcaatgtcaataaataaaacgaactgAATTCAAGAAATTACAAACCATCTAACCCAATGTtaccacaataaataaaataaattattattaaaaaccataaattaattatgaggCACAAGTAACATCTATACTGCCACTATTcttatttgtattgatttggaatacatagattaaaaatattaataaatttaaaatgtttatgtttaggCGAATCCGATCACAACCTTCATGGTGTTTAGTAAGTACCAAGATTTTTTTGGAAGTATTATGTcgttttaccatttttattacACTAACGCGTTTAATTCACGCTAATGATTGTGTAAatagttgtttctttttttaataatcagcTCATTTTGCtagattatatattttctttacgcTACACCGGATTGTTAACTTAGACCGGATTGTCACTGGAGTCCAGATATCTAGCCTGCCTCACCAACCCTTACATTATTCTCTTTACAATTTAAGGACCAACTCATAAACCTCAGCAAAAGCTTCAAAATcctgaatacatttaaaacctTCATTTCCTATGAGATATAATTCGTCTAAGCACGCGACGTAAGCTATACGCTAAATCTTACTTGATCCAGAATTTCCCCTTCTCAAACCATTGATATGATTTTTACTTCTTCGCTCTTTTTCTAcccaaatcggtccagcatttcGCGACATAGATAAAACTGCCAGACTAAACTTTCTTATATATACGAAGCTGGCTTAAAATATGGTGAAGCAGGCTGAGTGTTTACCGTGTGTCCTGTACTCATAGCTTGGGCTCGGTCGGTAAGTGAGCGAGGTGCGCGGGCGCAGAGGTCGCGACTGGCGTCGGAGTGGGGGACAGGCTCGCTTCTAACTCCAGCCTCTCGTAGTCACGGGCGATCATAGCGCGTAGTTCATCCTAAAGGAATATCATGAATCATTAGTCACACATTCACTCACATTAGATTTACTCTAAATCTGagcttatattttaatttgaacaatataagtatgttgctacttttattttaaagctataCCTTCTTATCTGCTGTTCTTCATGAGAATGACATTTTAGAACCGTGCATCTAGAATCACTAGATTTGGAATTTAACTTTTCTTAACCACCTTTATCCAGAGAACATAAGACACAGACAACTGTTTACCTTTTTCTTGTTTACTCGCGGCTAACATGTCATATGTAGCATATGGCAGGGTTATAGGTACTCACCCCCCAGCCAAGCCTGTCAGCCAGGTCCTGGCAGCCGTCGTCGCAGTCCCCGAGCCTGGCCACGTCCCGCACGGCGTCGTCGTCCAGCTGCAGGCCGCCGCTCATGACGCCCCACAGCCGCAGCAGCGGGGACCGCATGCCCGCCTTCTCGCGGTTGATCAGCAGGCGGGGACACCACTCAGGGACCCTGACGATATGATAGGAATTGAAGACTAAATACAGTAACTTTGAAAATCCTGGATTTATAATGTTAAGTAAAGCTAATTTCGACGACAAAATGTTTTACAGTTTGGCgagcttttcatttttttagtaaaaattgtgttttatggataataaataaataataataagttaaagTCTGAAATCAAGAATTTCCCTTATGACAATTTTTTATATGgaaaaaattgtttctattttaatagGATTCCTATGTATTGAAAAGAGATAAGAGTTACCATCATACTTAAATTTAGAATCTTCCTTTACTTATAACTTATAAAGTCGTAAAGCTTTAACTAGTCAACAagaacaaaaagtaaaagtaaaattgacataataatatgtttaggACAAAAGTAAATCCTAACTTACATATCAATAAGCGAAGCGAAAGGCTGTACTTCGAGAGACGAGCCCATGATGATGAGCATATCACAGTGTTGGAAGTCCTCCTGCAGACAGCGCTGGAAGCGGTCGGGGAGGCTCTCGCCGAAGAACACGATGTCGGGCTTCACCACGCCCGGACACTCCGTACATATCGGGATTTGGTCCGAGAATATACGCTCTGAAATGGATTTTGTGATGATCATTTTATGTCATAAAGAGAGTGccttatttttaacatttaaaaagtggtCTGAAAAAATTATGCATTCCTCTTGAATTTAAAACACAGAGCAATACTTTTTATTCTAAACAATACAGCCTTGGCCAAAAGTATTGAGCACCTTACAAATTTCGCTCATTCACGGAAAGAATGAGAGTAAACCAAATCTATTGTTGAAGAATTCATTTGTCGGCCATATACAAAGGTTTAAACAATGACCCACGCCGCACAACTAGCAATAAAACACCTGGGtgcaataaaatgtgtttttacaatttttgtgtttatttatcagTTCGCTACCATCGCTCGTTGTGAACACATCCAGTGATCTAGTGCgccttttgtattttatttcagaagttTTAAGTGTTATCGTTGCAATATGCCAAAACAAAACGAACTTTCTTTAGGAAAACGTGTGCAGATACAGCTTCTGTATGAGCAAGGGAAATCACAAGTAGAGATTTCTAAAACTGTGAAATGTTCGCGCCGATCCGTGCAATATGCTATTCAGCGATTCTCTACTACCGGATCACATGAAAATAGACCGAGAACCGGGCGCAAACGCATCACCACAGACCGTCAAGATCGTCAGTTACTGAGAGAGTCGTAAAGAAATAGGAAAAAAACATCTTCAGAGCTCGCTGCTGAGTTGTCGGAACAAATTAAGAAGCCAATTTCTGCTCGAACTACTCGCAGAAGACTTCAATAAGCTGGTCTGAAAGGCTGTAAAGCTAGGAAGAAGCCATGGCTCTCCGATAACAACAAAAAAGCTCGATTGAAATGGGCTTTAAAACACCGAACTTTCACCGCTGAAGATTGGTCAAATGTTGTGTGGTCAGACGAATCAAACTTTGAGGTGAGTAAGTCAATTTAATGCcctgatataattttataaaatgttttagaaaccAAACGCatagttgaatttattttagttttacagaactcaatatttttctctttattgcAGATTTTTGGTACACCTGGTGTGACCTTTGTGCGTCGCCGTGTGGGCGAAGAATTTAAGCCAGAGTGTGTGATCCCAACCGTTAAACACGGTGGAGGCAGCATAATGGTCTGGGGTTGCATGACCGATTCTGGAGTTGGCGAATTGTTCGTTTGTGAGGGTCGCATGGACTCTACTAAGTACATAAATGTACTAGAAACTGCATTACTGCCTTCATTCACGCAACTTTTTGGCGACACGAATATGGATGGTGTCAAATTCCAGCAGGATAACGCGCCATGCCACAAATCTGCACGCACTATGAGATGGTTTCGGGAAAATAACACGGAACTGCTTGACTGGCCAGCTCAGTCTCCAGATCTGAACCCCATAGAACATTTATGGGGTTTATTAAAGCGCAGGGTTAGGCGCCACACAATTAACAACAAAGAAGATTTAAAACGCTGCCTGCGCCTAGAATGGAACTCGATTACTGTTGACGACTGTAAAAAACTTGTTAACTCTTTACCAAAAAGAATTTCTGCCGTAATTAAGGCAAAGGGTGGAcccacaaaatattaattttctattaataaatagtaaaataaacccatataaaacgttttgttttatttctatttgataCTCCACTTAAAACTGAAAGATATCATGGGTGCTCAATACTTTTGGCCAAAGCTGTAAGTTATAGAAGGGAGTCTCAATGgtagtaataaattatgataaatcTAACATGAGGGCTCACAATCAATCTTCCATTACTGTTTTCTAAATTGACATATTGGTGGATGAGCTGATGAATGGAGTTTCTTATGTGTGTATGGTGGTGGTACGTGGTGGTACGTGGTCCCAAAGTGTCATCCCATCATAGGAATGACACTTTGGGACcacgcaactagagtcattattgtaacattttgaatGTTCCTGGACAACgtcctacttgaaataaaaactattaattgaaAGCCGAGGATTGACTTACACTCAACCTTAGTGGCTTACCTTTAACATAGTCGAGCGTGTACTCCTTGCGGCAGTCGAGGCAGTGCGAGGTGTAGAAGGTCCCGTGAGCCTCCACCAGCTTGTCGTCCGGGATGCCGGCGCAGCGCTCCAGAGTGTCGATGTTCTGCGTGTAGTGGCGGAGCAGGAGACCTGGATTACAGGACTATGTTGTAGACTGAAGACAAGTTGTTTAGTCTGGACGATAGACTATAGAGGAAATAATTTAGTGGGTTTCAAAGATCCTTTTGAATGGAAAATAGAGGGTAAATGAGGACTGCGTTTGTAAACAAAAGTCAAATTAGGCGAAGGGTGTATAATAACTAATCAATGCGAAATTACGTAAAGAAGCAACATGAAACATTGGAGTTTGTAAGTGACTTAAATGCCTGATTTTTTCGAACTGTAGTAAGCATAAAATCAGGAACATTAATATTGGTATCACTTGCATTCTCACTAGTactcaagaataaaaaaacaatttataaaataattacctttttCATGTAAAAGTTTGATGAAATAATGTGAGATTGTAGGCTTAAATCTACCAGGGTACAGTTCCTTTGCTAACATGAAGAACGGCTTTGGATTCTGTCTGAAGAAATTGATCTCGAAAATTGCTTGTGGTTCCGGAAGATCATATTTCTGTAGATTATGGTACAGGCCAGTCTCGGGACTACGGAAATCTGGGATGCCTGCAGCtgcaaataaaagaagaaatataatatatatactttTTGACTAATTGATTACCTCTGCATGTAGGCGAACATGTCACACTGAATGCATCTACATTGAAATGTGTATTACAGTTTGTCTTCAAAAGACTTGATAGCGACATTGGAAGTCAAACAAAACATCTCAATGatttcaaacattatttaatcGTCAAAAATTGCCATTTAGATAGGCTTTAACAATGTTCTATCTATCATTTTGAACTAACTAgatggaaaaatatttagacaacaataaacattttacataattagTATCTCTTAACAACAATGACCATTATGACTAAACTGTAAAGTTTCCATCAAAACATTTACTTTGATGACCTTGGTAAGTTTACAATGACATATTAATTTTCCGTTAGGAGTTTTATATCATTTCTGTGTTTTTTACTAATTGATTAAGAAACTGTAAATGTGAGTCTATgtcttatcattattttttcatatgttaaaaaatctagtaataaattattatttggttgATATAAGTATAGGTAGGGAGTAGGATTAAGATATAAATGGTATACTTTAAAAGAACAAaagctaatttaaaaattacaaaatcaatcaACACTTTCTTCAGAACTTTATACGAATTTGAACaagatttttcatttgttttgatgtctccataaatttataactaaaataattgtttcataaaactattaacactAAACAGATAACAAATATGACTCACTATCTCATAATGTACTGTACTGTTTTACCTACAGGAATAAACATACTATGGATTAAATTATTCAGCATATCtaatagaaaatgaaaatgttttcagtTTCTAATAGTAACAAGTAAATTAATGGCAGAATCAtaatattgacaaaaataaacctcTGTTATGGTTTAAATTTCGACTTACATGTGGAAATGCCAGCGCCGGCGagagtaattata
The window above is part of the Trichoplusia ni isolate ovarian cell line Hi5 chromosome 11, tn1, whole genome shotgun sequence genome. Proteins encoded here:
- the LOC113498481 gene encoding NAD-dependent protein deacetylase sirtuin-2 → MRLHYLSNKPWQKWTKVSSRNSIYLRKMSANSPPGKSDGDDPVDRPVPSVPPNPVENLGARIRDLDVDSIRRYLAQKLGFYEAAESAPPVPVDQVLDEVNLDGIVKWIKNERCKNIITLAGAGISTSAGIPDFRSPETGLYHNLQKYDLPEPQAIFEINFFRQNPKPFFMLAKELYPGRFKPTISHYFIKLLHEKGLLLRHYTQNIDTLERCAGIPDDKLVEAHGTFYTSHCLDCRKEYTLDYVKERIFSDQIPICTECPGVVKPDIVFFGESLPDRFQRCLQEDFQHCDMLIIMGSSLEVQPFASLIDMVPEWCPRLLINREKAGMRSPLLRLWGVMSGGLQLDDDAVRDVARLGDCDDGCQDLADRLGWGDELRAMIARDYERLELEASLSPTPTPVATSAPAHLAHLPTEPKL